One stretch of Bdellovibrionota bacterium DNA includes these proteins:
- a CDS encoding type III pantothenate kinase yields MIAVDVGNTKTAFALFRNDVLVRQSQVETDIRRTTNDYRNLINEFLRPVGISLKATEQITAASVVPAITEQLKPLAKDVDVHFVSHESPISFEIALADPRSLGADRIANMEGAVRKYGAPVIVVDVGTAISVSVLNRRKQFLGGALAPGVGISLDALFSSTALIRRGALDRPKRAIGSTTLEAIGSGIHFGYAAMVDGLVSKMKEDLGEKEVAVVGKGGTIDMLAPYIDPHFQLYPTLTLEGLRFIYENLRSQHG; encoded by the coding sequence GGCGTTTGCTCTCTTCCGCAACGACGTGTTGGTCCGTCAATCCCAGGTGGAAACCGATATCCGTCGAACGACGAACGACTATCGAAATCTCATCAACGAATTTCTTCGCCCCGTTGGTATTTCGCTCAAAGCCACCGAACAGATCACGGCAGCTTCCGTCGTCCCCGCCATCACGGAACAATTGAAGCCTCTGGCGAAAGATGTGGATGTCCATTTTGTATCGCACGAAAGTCCCATTTCGTTTGAAATCGCCCTTGCCGATCCACGCTCTCTAGGCGCGGATCGAATCGCCAACATGGAGGGGGCCGTCCGCAAATACGGCGCGCCGGTGATCGTCGTGGACGTCGGGACGGCCATTTCTGTCAGCGTCCTCAATCGTCGAAAACAATTCTTGGGCGGGGCGCTGGCTCCCGGCGTGGGAATCTCCCTCGATGCTCTTTTCTCCTCCACGGCTCTGATCCGGCGTGGGGCTTTGGACCGGCCGAAGCGCGCTATTGGTTCGACCACACTGGAAGCGATTGGCAGCGGCATCCATTTCGGTTACGCCGCAATGGTCGACGGCCTGGTCAGCAAAATGAAAGAGGATCTCGGAGAAAAAGAGGTCGCCGTCGTCGGCAAAGGGGGAACGATCGATATGCTCGCTCCGTATATCGACCCCCATTTTCAACTCTACCCGACGCTCACGCTGGAAGGGCTTCGTTTTATCTACGAGAATTTGAGGTCTCAACATGGCTAA
- the coaBC gene encoding bifunctional phosphopantothenoylcysteine decarboxylase/phosphopantothenate--cysteine ligase CoaBC, which translates to MAKILLGVCGGISAYKSCELVREFQRRDAEVRVIMTAAAQQFVTKLTFESLTRAPVYTDLFGDGAFGTAHIEIVRWADLLVVAPATANSLAHFAHGDAPDFLSTAYLAFRGPVVLAPAMNTAMWNHSAVRENLESLGRRDCNIVWPIEGELACGEIGQGKMAEPITIADSVMKLLRKRESMKGVRVIVTAGPTREYLDPVRFLSSPSSGKMGLAVAREAATRGADVTVVHGPLSARPDFSATFVPVTSAEEMKARVEAALPADVFIGTAAVADYRPKKAASSKIKRSSKFLSVTLVPTPDILSLAVARRRPGDLVVGFAAETERVVEHAREKLRSKNVDLIVANEVEGEAKGFLQDRTSVAFVNSEQSETWQNVTKDAVARALWDRIEKMRTKKETSHAGRREHSRSKSRASRIETARA; encoded by the coding sequence ATGGCTAAAATTTTGCTGGGCGTTTGCGGGGGAATCTCCGCCTACAAGAGCTGCGAATTGGTTCGGGAGTTTCAACGGAGAGACGCCGAAGTACGCGTCATCATGACTGCTGCGGCCCAACAGTTTGTGACCAAGCTGACGTTCGAATCCCTTACGCGTGCCCCCGTCTATACGGATCTCTTCGGCGACGGGGCGTTCGGCACGGCGCACATCGAAATCGTGCGATGGGCCGACCTTCTCGTCGTGGCACCCGCCACCGCGAACAGTTTGGCTCATTTCGCCCACGGGGACGCTCCGGATTTCCTTTCCACCGCCTACCTTGCGTTTCGCGGGCCTGTGGTTTTGGCCCCCGCAATGAATACCGCGATGTGGAATCATTCGGCCGTCCGCGAGAATCTCGAATCGCTCGGACGGCGGGATTGCAACATCGTGTGGCCGATCGAAGGGGAACTCGCCTGCGGCGAGATCGGCCAGGGGAAAATGGCGGAACCGATCACGATCGCCGATTCCGTCATGAAACTTCTTCGTAAACGGGAATCCATGAAAGGCGTCCGGGTCATCGTCACCGCCGGACCGACGCGGGAATATTTGGACCCCGTTCGCTTTCTCTCCTCGCCCTCCTCCGGGAAAATGGGCCTGGCCGTCGCGCGGGAAGCCGCAACACGAGGCGCCGACGTCACGGTCGTTCACGGTCCGCTTTCCGCTCGCCCGGACTTTTCGGCGACGTTCGTCCCGGTGACCTCGGCCGAAGAAATGAAAGCAAGAGTCGAGGCGGCCCTTCCGGCAGACGTATTCATCGGGACCGCGGCTGTAGCCGATTATCGCCCCAAGAAAGCGGCCTCCTCAAAAATAAAAAGATCCTCCAAGTTTTTGAGTGTTACGCTCGTCCCGACGCCGGACATCTTATCCTTGGCGGTGGCCCGACGACGCCCCGGAGATCTCGTCGTCGGCTTCGCTGCGGAAACCGAACGGGTCGTCGAGCACGCTCGAGAAAAATTGCGATCCAAAAATGTCGATCTGATTGTCGCCAACGAGGTCGAAGGCGAGGCCAAGGGATTTCTTCAAGACCGGACATCCGTTGCATTCGTGAATTCCGAGCAATCCGAGACCTGGCAGAATGTCACCAAAGACGCTGTGGCTCGCGCGCTTTGGGATCGTATTGAAAAGATGCGAACGAAAAAGGAGACTTCACATGCGGGTCGTCGAGAGCATTCACGATCTAAAAGC